Proteins encoded in a region of the Frondihabitans sp. 762G35 genome:
- a CDS encoding trimeric intracellular cation channel family protein, whose amino-acid sequence MSATALTIPLWADLLAVSIGSLQGALFASQFRDRRVDLLGVAIIGTATGLGGGILRDLLLGEVPRAMQSNWYLAAAVLAALLGMLLQRLFTRLAAFITVLDALTIGLFGAIGSTKALAMGLPEIPAVFVGVVSAVGGSVLRDLLMNLTIAMMHVGSLYAVAAGAGTAVLVGLVAFGVPTLVAALAGATTTVLLRLLAVRFGWTLPEQRALSRLPRWRRPR is encoded by the coding sequence GTGTCCGCCACAGCTCTCACCATCCCCCTCTGGGCGGATCTTCTCGCCGTCTCCATCGGGAGTCTCCAGGGGGCCCTCTTCGCGAGCCAGTTCCGCGACCGCCGGGTGGATCTGCTCGGCGTGGCGATCATCGGGACGGCGACGGGCCTCGGCGGGGGCATCCTGCGCGACCTCCTCCTCGGGGAGGTGCCGCGCGCCATGCAGAGCAACTGGTACCTCGCGGCCGCGGTCCTCGCCGCGCTCCTCGGGATGCTGCTGCAGCGCCTCTTCACCCGGCTCGCCGCCTTCATCACGGTCCTCGACGCCCTGACGATCGGCCTCTTCGGCGCGATCGGGTCGACGAAGGCCCTGGCGATGGGGTTGCCCGAGATCCCCGCCGTGTTCGTCGGCGTCGTGTCGGCCGTCGGCGGGTCGGTGCTGCGCGACCTCCTGATGAATCTCACCATCGCGATGATGCACGTCGGATCGCTCTACGCGGTCGCCGCCGGGGCGGGCACCGCGGTGCTCGTCGGTCTCGTCGCGTTCGGGGTGCCGACGCTCGTGGCGGCCCTCGCAGGAGCCACGACCACCGTGCTCCTGCGCCTGCTGGCCGTCCGCTTCGGGTGGACGCTCCCGGAGCAGCGCGCGCTGAGCCGCCTGCCCCGGTGGCGCCGGCCCCGCTGA
- a CDS encoding LysR family transcriptional regulator gives MSTELDLLDLRVIRAVAETGGITAAAAALGYSQPAVTQRIRRAEGVLGQPLVLRSGRGVAVTEAGRRLASHAVHVQAALDAARQDLDSLAGGVTGTLRLAGFPSASPTLVPSILSSLRVSHPSVTLSYLEVEPPAALELVRDGAIDLALTFSYPGDGQRSDAPRVEGLRTTPLFRDTTMLVGPRGTFGAHADLAAVRAERFIGGCPRCRGHLLAVCRAAGFEPEIVLETDNALAVTGLVAAGLGIALLPGLSLLTAGTPAGVDVRPLPADADRIVQVVHSRGAERVPAVAAGLRAVLGLDAATFGLRPADRG, from the coding sequence ATGAGCACCGAACTCGACCTCCTCGACCTGCGAGTCATCCGCGCCGTCGCCGAGACGGGCGGCATCACCGCGGCCGCCGCCGCCCTCGGCTACAGCCAGCCGGCCGTGACGCAGAGGATCCGCCGTGCGGAGGGCGTGCTCGGCCAGCCGCTCGTCCTGAGATCGGGGCGCGGGGTCGCCGTCACCGAGGCCGGACGTCGCCTCGCCTCCCACGCCGTGCACGTGCAGGCCGCCCTCGACGCGGCGCGCCAGGACCTCGACTCGCTCGCGGGTGGAGTGACCGGGACGCTGAGGCTCGCGGGCTTCCCCAGCGCGTCGCCGACGCTCGTCCCGAGCATCCTGTCGTCCCTCCGGGTCAGCCACCCGAGCGTCACTCTCAGCTATCTCGAGGTGGAGCCGCCCGCCGCCCTCGAGCTCGTGCGGGACGGCGCGATCGACCTCGCCCTGACGTTCAGCTACCCCGGAGACGGGCAGCGGTCCGATGCTCCTCGGGTCGAGGGTCTCCGGACGACGCCGCTCTTCCGCGACACGACGATGCTGGTCGGGCCCCGGGGGACGTTCGGGGCGCACGCCGATCTGGCGGCCGTCCGCGCCGAGCGGTTCATCGGCGGGTGTCCGCGCTGCCGGGGGCACCTGCTCGCCGTCTGCCGGGCCGCGGGTTTCGAACCGGAGATCGTGCTCGAGACCGACAACGCGCTGGCCGTCACCGGTCTCGTCGCCGCCGGACTCGGGATCGCGCTGCTGCCGGGGCTCTCCCTCCTCACGGCGGGGACGCCCGCCGGCGTCGATGTCCGTCCGCTCCCGGCCGACGCCGATCGCATCGTGCAGGTCGTGCACTCGCGAGGGGCCGAACGGGTGCCCGCGGTCGCGGCGGGACTCCGGGCCGTCCTCGGCCTCGACGCCGCGACGTTCGGACTCCGCCCGGCCGACCGCGGTTAG
- the recO gene encoding DNA repair protein RecO, producing the protein MPVYRDECVILRTHKLGEADRILTMLSRSHGKIRAVAKGVRRTASKFGARLEPFMVADLQLYEGRSLDIVTQAESLGSYGADIVSDYGSYTAANVMVETADKLTDAEAGLQQYLLLVGALRALARREHDSQLTLDSYLLRALSIAGWAPSFGDCAVTGAPGPHAAFVVQLGGVVADAAAPPGAPRLDPETLRLLAALLTGDWPTAEAAGESTRNQASGVVAAYTQWHLERGLRSLQHVDRTIATTRRGEVL; encoded by the coding sequence GTGCCCGTGTACCGAGACGAATGCGTGATCCTGCGCACCCACAAGCTGGGTGAGGCCGACCGCATCCTGACGATGCTCTCCCGGTCGCACGGCAAGATCCGCGCCGTCGCCAAGGGCGTCCGGCGCACCGCGTCGAAGTTCGGCGCGCGGCTCGAGCCGTTCATGGTGGCCGACCTGCAGCTCTACGAGGGCAGGAGCCTCGACATCGTCACGCAGGCCGAGTCGCTCGGTTCGTACGGCGCCGACATCGTCTCCGACTACGGCAGCTACACGGCCGCCAACGTGATGGTGGAGACGGCCGACAAGCTGACCGACGCCGAGGCGGGGCTCCAGCAGTACCTCCTCCTCGTCGGTGCGCTGCGGGCCCTGGCGCGGCGCGAGCACGACTCGCAGCTCACCCTCGACTCGTACCTCCTGCGCGCCCTCAGCATCGCCGGCTGGGCACCGAGCTTCGGCGACTGCGCCGTGACCGGCGCGCCGGGCCCGCACGCCGCCTTCGTCGTCCAGCTGGGAGGCGTCGTCGCCGATGCCGCCGCCCCTCCGGGTGCGCCGCGGCTCGACCCCGAGACCCTGCGACTCCTGGCCGCCCTCCTCACCGGAGACTGGCCGACGGCCGAGGCCGCGGGAGAGAGCACGCGCAACCAGGCCAGCGGCGTGGTTGCCGCGTACACCCAGTGGCACCTCGAGAGAGGGCTGCGGTCCCTGCAGCACGTCGACCGGACCATCGCCACCACCCGCCGAGGAGAAGTCCTGTGA
- a CDS encoding glycine--tRNA ligase translates to MAAPNRLDSVIALAKRRGFVYQAGEIYGGSRSAWDYGPLGVALKENIKQQWWKFMVQGRDDIVGLDSSVILPRKVWEASGHVEVFSDPLVESLHTHKRFRADHLLEAYEEKHGHPPVNGLADIRDPDTGQPGSWTEPQNFSGLLKTFLGPVDNEQGMAYLRPETAQGIFVNFANVMGSARMKPPFGIAQVGKSFRNEITPGNFIFRTREFEQMEMEFFVEPGSDDEWFLYWIDACEKWYLSLGITPENIRRYEHPSEKLSHYSKRTVDLEYRFRFAGSEWGELMGVANRTDFDLKTHSEASGVDLSYFDQTKNERWIPYVIEPAFGLTRALMAFLVDSYHEDEAPNAKGGVDKRTVLKLDRRLAPVKVAVLPLSRNERLSPLARSVADGLRQYWNIDFDDAGAIGRRYRRQDEIGTPFCVTVDFDSLDDNAVTVRERDTMAQERVSLDQLQGYLGAQLLGA, encoded by the coding sequence GTGGCAGCACCGAACCGTCTCGATTCCGTCATCGCCCTGGCCAAGCGCCGCGGGTTCGTCTACCAAGCGGGCGAGATCTACGGCGGGTCGCGCTCGGCCTGGGACTACGGGCCCCTCGGCGTCGCGCTGAAGGAGAACATCAAGCAGCAGTGGTGGAAGTTCATGGTGCAGGGCCGCGACGACATTGTCGGGCTCGACTCCTCGGTCATCCTGCCCCGCAAGGTCTGGGAGGCCTCCGGCCACGTCGAGGTCTTCTCCGACCCGCTGGTCGAGTCGCTCCACACGCACAAGCGCTTCCGGGCCGACCACCTTCTCGAGGCCTACGAGGAGAAGCACGGCCACCCGCCGGTCAACGGTCTCGCCGACATCCGCGACCCCGACACCGGTCAGCCCGGCTCCTGGACCGAGCCGCAGAACTTCTCCGGCCTGCTGAAGACCTTCCTCGGCCCGGTCGACAACGAGCAGGGCATGGCCTACCTCCGGCCCGAGACGGCGCAGGGCATCTTCGTCAACTTCGCCAACGTCATGGGCTCCGCGCGGATGAAGCCGCCCTTCGGCATCGCGCAGGTCGGCAAGTCGTTCCGCAACGAGATCACGCCCGGCAACTTCATCTTCCGCACCCGCGAGTTCGAGCAGATGGAGATGGAGTTCTTCGTCGAACCGGGGAGCGACGACGAGTGGTTCCTGTACTGGATCGACGCGTGCGAGAAGTGGTACCTCTCGCTCGGGATCACCCCCGAGAACATCCGCCGCTACGAGCACCCGTCCGAGAAGCTCTCGCACTACTCCAAGCGCACCGTCGACCTCGAGTACCGCTTCCGCTTCGCCGGCTCGGAGTGGGGCGAGCTCATGGGTGTGGCCAACCGCACCGACTTCGACCTCAAGACGCACTCCGAGGCCTCCGGCGTCGACCTCTCCTACTTCGACCAGACGAAGAACGAGCGCTGGATCCCCTACGTGATCGAGCCCGCATTCGGCCTCACCCGGGCGCTCATGGCGTTCCTCGTCGACTCGTACCACGAAGACGAGGCGCCCAACGCGAAGGGCGGCGTCGACAAGCGCACCGTCCTGAAGCTCGACCGTCGCCTCGCGCCGGTGAAGGTCGCCGTGCTGCCGCTGTCGCGCAACGAGAGGCTCTCGCCGCTCGCGCGCTCCGTCGCCGACGGGCTGCGCCAGTATTGGAACATCGACTTCGACGACGCGGGAGCCATCGGCCGCCGCTACCGCCGCCAGGACGAGATCGGCACGCCGTTCTGCGTCACCGTCGACTTCGACTCGCTCGACGACAACGCCGTGACCGTGCGCGAGCGCGACACGATGGCGCAGGAGCGCGTCTCGCTCGATCAGCTGCAGGGGTACCTCGGGGCGCAGCTGCTCGGCGCGTAG
- a CDS encoding isoprenyl transferase, with protein sequence MMPTEMVYQPLDWQGGEPPRYPEGSVPEHVAVVMDGNGRWANARGLPRIEGHRAGEAALLEVVAGAIQAGVKHLSVYVFSTENWKRSPEEVRFLMGFNREVLHRRREQLNAWGVRIRWSGRRPKLWASVINELRVAEEATRDNTVMTLNMCVNYGGRNELTDAIRSIAAEVEAGRLKPAGITEKVIQRHLYQPELPDVDLFLRSSGEQRTSNFQLWESAYAEMVFLDRLWPDFTREDLWGAIDSYVGRSRRFGGAVDAPTPAP encoded by the coding sequence ATGATGCCGACCGAGATGGTCTACCAGCCCCTCGACTGGCAGGGCGGCGAGCCGCCGCGCTACCCCGAGGGGTCGGTGCCCGAGCACGTCGCCGTCGTCATGGACGGCAACGGCCGCTGGGCCAACGCGCGCGGCCTGCCGCGCATCGAGGGTCACCGCGCCGGGGAGGCCGCTCTGCTCGAGGTCGTCGCCGGGGCGATCCAGGCCGGGGTGAAGCACCTCAGCGTCTACGTCTTCTCGACCGAGAACTGGAAGCGCTCGCCCGAGGAGGTGCGGTTCCTGATGGGCTTCAATCGCGAGGTCCTCCACCGCCGGCGCGAGCAGCTCAACGCCTGGGGGGTCCGGATCCGCTGGTCGGGTCGCCGCCCCAAGCTCTGGGCCTCGGTCATCAACGAGCTCCGCGTCGCCGAGGAGGCGACCCGCGACAACACGGTGATGACGCTCAACATGTGCGTCAACTACGGCGGTCGCAACGAGCTGACCGACGCCATCCGGTCCATCGCCGCCGAGGTCGAGGCGGGGCGGCTGAAGCCGGCGGGCATCACCGAGAAGGTCATCCAGCGCCACCTCTATCAGCCCGAACTCCCCGACGTCGACCTCTTCCTCCGGAGCTCAGGGGAGCAGCGGACGAGCAACTTCCAGCTCTGGGAATCGGCCTACGCCGAGATGGTGTTCCTCGACCGCCTGTGGCCCGACTTCACCCGCGAGGACCTCTGGGGCGCGATCGACTCCTACGTCGGACGCTCGCGTCGGTTCGGCGGGGCCGTCGACGCGCCGACGCCAGCGCCCTGA
- a CDS encoding YbaK/EbsC family protein: protein MRRTVTATGTERVLDDAGARGLAVEIVERPAADSLEAAAALLGIEASSIVKSLVVKKHDGTFLFALIPGDRQISWAKLRAAVGVNKLSMPSADLALEATGFERGTISPMGSTTAWPVFADERIVGRRVALGAGTHGRSAFVDADSLVSAYKATVADISD from the coding sequence ATGAGGAGAACCGTGACCGCCACCGGAACAGAGCGCGTGCTCGACGACGCGGGAGCCCGCGGCCTCGCCGTGGAGATCGTCGAGCGCCCCGCCGCGGACAGCCTCGAGGCCGCCGCGGCGCTTCTGGGGATCGAGGCCTCCTCGATCGTCAAGAGCCTCGTCGTGAAGAAGCACGACGGCACCTTCCTTTTCGCGCTGATCCCGGGTGACCGGCAGATCTCCTGGGCGAAGCTGCGCGCCGCCGTCGGAGTCAACAAATTGTCGATGCCCTCGGCCGACCTGGCCCTCGAGGCGACCGGCTTCGAGCGGGGAACGATCAGTCCGATGGGGAGCACCACCGCCTGGCCCGTGTTCGCCGACGAGCGGATCGTCGGACGCCGCGTCGCCCTGGGAGCGGGAACGCACGGCCGGAGCGCGTTCGTCGACGCCGACAGCCTCGTCAGCGCTTATAAGGCCACGGTCGCCGACATCAGCGACTGA
- the dusB gene encoding tRNA dihydrouridine synthase DusB, which yields MTTTLTPSATASRPTDLTIGRLTVDSPVVLAPMAGITNTAYRRLCREYGAGLYVSEMITSRALVERTPESMRLITHHESESVRSIQLYGVEPTTVAEAVTMLVAEDRADHIDLNFGCPVPKVTRKGGGAALPWKLGLFREIVERAVRAAGDIPLTIKMRKGIDSDHLTYLEAARAAEGAGVASIALHARTASEFYSGHADWSAIATLKNTITGTPVLGNGDIWSAADALRMVDETGCDGVVVGRGCLGRPWLFGDLAAAFRGEEQKAEPGLGDVARAFRRHAELLVEFFGDEDRACRDIRKHVAWYFKGYPVGGDLRAGLAAVGSLAQIDDLLATLDWSEEYPGDAAEGPRGRAGSPKKPALPEGWLDSRDLDEAFRDELTAAELHHSGG from the coding sequence ATGACAACGACTCTCACCCCCTCCGCAACGGCCTCGCGACCGACCGACCTCACCATCGGTCGGCTCACGGTCGACTCGCCGGTCGTCCTGGCGCCGATGGCGGGCATCACCAACACGGCCTACCGCCGCCTCTGCCGCGAATACGGCGCCGGCCTCTACGTGAGCGAGATGATCACGAGTCGCGCGCTCGTCGAGCGCACGCCCGAGTCCATGCGTCTCATCACCCACCACGAGAGCGAGTCGGTGCGCAGCATCCAGCTCTACGGCGTCGAGCCCACCACCGTGGCCGAGGCCGTGACCATGCTCGTCGCCGAAGACCGCGCCGACCACATCGACCTCAACTTCGGGTGCCCCGTCCCCAAGGTCACGCGGAAGGGCGGCGGCGCTGCCCTGCCCTGGAAGCTCGGCCTGTTCCGTGAGATCGTCGAGCGCGCCGTCCGCGCCGCCGGCGACATCCCGCTGACGATCAAGATGCGCAAGGGCATCGACTCCGACCACCTCACGTACCTCGAGGCCGCCCGCGCGGCCGAGGGCGCCGGAGTGGCATCGATCGCCCTCCACGCCCGCACCGCGTCGGAGTTCTACTCGGGCCACGCCGACTGGTCGGCCATCGCCACGCTCAAGAACACGATCACGGGCACCCCGGTCCTCGGCAACGGCGACATCTGGTCGGCCGCCGACGCGCTCCGCATGGTCGACGAGACGGGCTGCGACGGCGTGGTCGTCGGGCGCGGGTGCCTCGGTCGGCCGTGGCTCTTCGGCGACCTCGCGGCCGCCTTCCGCGGGGAGGAGCAGAAGGCCGAGCCGGGTCTCGGCGACGTCGCCCGTGCCTTCCGCCGCCACGCCGAACTGCTGGTCGAGTTCTTCGGCGACGAAGACCGCGCGTGCCGAGACATCCGCAAGCACGTGGCCTGGTACTTCAAGGGGTACCCGGTCGGAGGCGACCTCCGGGCCGGCCTCGCCGCCGTCGGGAGCCTCGCGCAGATCGACGACCTCCTCGCCACGCTCGACTGGTCCGAGGAGTACCCGGGCGATGCCGCCGAAGGGCCGCGAGGCCGGGCCGGCAGCCCCAAGAAGCCCGCCCTCCCGGAGGGCTGGCTCGACAGCCGCGACCTCGACGAGGCGTTCCGCGACGAACTGACCGCGGCGGAGCTCCACCACAGCGGCGGCTGA
- a CDS encoding aminotransferase class V-fold PLP-dependent enzyme, with translation MTTPPAAVSLDEARAEFPRGTGYLAACTGGLPPTSAVRAMRADLESWSTGHLSPVRHGETAEATRAAFARLVGVRPELVALGSQTSAMVAVLAASVPDGAEVLVPEGDFSSLVMPFRAQAHRGVRVRVVPLGDLAPSILPSTWLVAYSLVQSATGETAADDEVVRAAAAAGARTLVDLTQAAGVVPVDASRYDATVTHAYKWLCAPRGVAFLTIGERLLEEVRPVQTGWYAGSDVWASCYGADVELAADARRFDVSPAWQAFVGALPALELFASVAPVEVARHAGDLGDALCRSLGLPPHGRAIVTWPDSDGRHFDALTRAGLTVSGRAGRVRVAFHLWNDHDDVERVVTALRGTAPRGTSR, from the coding sequence ATGACGACTCCTCCCGCCGCCGTCTCCCTCGACGAGGCGCGCGCCGAGTTCCCGCGCGGCACCGGGTATCTGGCCGCGTGCACGGGAGGCCTCCCTCCGACGTCCGCCGTGCGGGCGATGCGCGCCGACCTCGAGTCGTGGTCGACCGGGCACCTGAGCCCCGTCCGACATGGGGAGACGGCCGAGGCGACGCGGGCGGCCTTCGCGCGCCTCGTCGGGGTCCGGCCCGAGCTCGTCGCCCTCGGATCGCAGACCTCCGCCATGGTCGCGGTCCTCGCGGCGTCCGTCCCCGACGGGGCGGAGGTCCTCGTGCCCGAGGGCGACTTCTCGTCCCTCGTGATGCCGTTCCGGGCGCAGGCCCACCGGGGTGTGAGGGTGCGGGTGGTCCCGCTGGGCGACCTCGCCCCGAGCATCCTGCCGTCGACCTGGCTCGTCGCGTACTCGCTGGTGCAGTCGGCGACAGGGGAGACCGCGGCCGACGACGAGGTGGTGCGGGCGGCTGCGGCGGCCGGTGCCCGCACCCTCGTCGACCTGACGCAGGCCGCCGGCGTCGTCCCCGTCGACGCCTCGCGGTACGACGCCACCGTGACGCACGCTTACAAGTGGCTCTGCGCGCCCCGCGGCGTCGCCTTCCTCACGATCGGCGAACGACTCCTCGAAGAGGTCCGGCCCGTACAGACGGGGTGGTACGCGGGAAGCGACGTCTGGGCCTCCTGCTACGGCGCCGACGTCGAGCTCGCCGCCGATGCCCGGCGCTTCGACGTCTCGCCGGCGTGGCAGGCCTTCGTGGGGGCGCTGCCGGCCCTCGAGCTCTTCGCGTCCGTGGCCCCTGTCGAGGTCGCGCGGCACGCGGGTGACCTCGGAGACGCGCTCTGCAGGAGCCTCGGACTCCCGCCGCACGGGCGCGCCATCGTCACCTGGCCCGACTCGGACGGCCGCCACTTCGACGCCCTCACGCGGGCGGGCCTCACCGTGTCGGGGCGCGCCGGGCGCGTCCGCGTCGCCTTCCACCTCTGGAACGACCACGACGACGTGGAGCGCGTCGTCACCGCTCTCCGCGGGACCGCGCCGCGCGGCACCTCCCGATAG
- a CDS encoding deoxyguanosinetriphosphate triphosphohydrolase, whose translation MPEQHSNRRSDFARDRARLLHSSALRRLAAKTQVLSPTAGLDFARNRLTHSLEVAQVGRELATSLGLDPDVVDTACLAHDLGHPPFGHNGEKALNDWASDIGGFEGNAQTLRLLTRIEPKVIGSDGTSYGLNLTRASLDASCKYPWPAAQGIADPSGRTKFGFYDDDTPAFEWLRRGAPRRQRCIEAQVMDLSDDIAYSVHDFEDAVVNGYIDVASLGSAEGHAGLVTAMHEWVGGELSRDELTEAFERLQALDVWLDDYDGGRIDQARLKNLTSQLIGRFAGSATQATHEHYPQASLIRFSASVVIPADIIGEIAALKGIVAAFVMTRNTRQPIYQQQREVLASLADALWATGPSALDPGFATDWSLADDDAARRRVVVDQVASLTDQSAMAWYDRLVRS comes from the coding sequence CTGCCCGAGCAGCATTCCAACCGCAGAAGCGACTTCGCCCGCGATCGCGCCCGCCTCCTGCACTCGAGCGCCCTGCGACGTCTCGCGGCCAAGACGCAGGTGCTCAGCCCGACCGCCGGCCTCGACTTCGCCCGTAACCGGCTGACGCACTCCCTCGAGGTGGCCCAGGTCGGTCGGGAGCTCGCGACGAGCCTCGGGCTCGATCCCGACGTGGTCGACACGGCCTGCCTTGCGCACGACCTCGGTCACCCGCCGTTCGGCCACAACGGGGAGAAGGCCCTCAACGACTGGGCGAGCGACATCGGCGGCTTCGAGGGCAACGCGCAGACGCTGCGACTCCTGACCCGCATCGAGCCGAAGGTGATCGGTTCCGACGGCACCAGCTACGGCCTCAACCTCACCCGGGCGAGCCTCGACGCGAGCTGCAAGTACCCGTGGCCGGCCGCGCAGGGCATCGCGGATCCGAGCGGGCGAACCAAGTTCGGCTTCTACGACGACGACACCCCGGCCTTCGAGTGGCTCCGGCGGGGGGCTCCGAGGCGACAGCGCTGCATCGAGGCGCAGGTGATGGACCTCAGCGACGACATCGCCTACTCCGTTCACGACTTCGAGGACGCCGTCGTGAACGGCTACATCGACGTGGCCTCGCTCGGGTCCGCCGAGGGCCACGCCGGCCTCGTCACGGCCATGCACGAGTGGGTCGGCGGAGAGCTGAGCCGCGACGAACTGACGGAGGCCTTCGAGCGGCTCCAGGCCCTCGATGTGTGGCTCGACGACTACGACGGGGGCCGCATCGACCAGGCCCGCCTGAAGAACCTCACGAGCCAGCTCATCGGCCGGTTCGCCGGGTCCGCCACGCAGGCGACCCACGAGCACTACCCGCAGGCGAGCCTCATCCGGTTCTCCGCGAGCGTCGTCATCCCGGCCGACATCATCGGCGAGATCGCCGCCCTGAAGGGCATCGTCGCCGCGTTCGTCATGACGCGAAACACACGCCAGCCCATCTACCAGCAGCAGCGCGAGGTCCTTGCGTCGTTGGCCGACGCGCTCTGGGCGACGGGGCCGAGCGCCCTCGACCCGGGCTTCGCGACCGACTGGTCGCTGGCCGACGACGACGCCGCACGCCGGCGGGTCGTGGTCGATCAGGTCGCGTCTCTCACCGATCAGAGCGCCATGGCCTGGTACGACCGCCTGGTCCGGTCGTGA
- a CDS encoding DsbA family oxidoreductase, producing the protein MNNVIKVDIWSDIACPWCFIGKRSFESAVEGFPGEVEVEYHSFELSPDTPVDFEGDEIDFLARHKGMPRAQVESMLETVTSRASDVGLAYDFEALHHTNTVKAHQLLHYAKARGVQLDLVERLLSAYFEKGRHLGRLDVLADIAGEAGLDRADVLRSLETDEHLADVRADQEQAAAFGINGVPFFVFDGKYGVSGAQAPETFRGVLDTVALEATVGQEAL; encoded by the coding sequence GTGAACAACGTCATCAAGGTCGACATCTGGTCCGACATCGCGTGCCCGTGGTGCTTCATCGGCAAGCGCTCGTTCGAATCCGCCGTCGAGGGCTTCCCGGGGGAGGTGGAGGTCGAGTACCACTCGTTCGAGCTCTCCCCGGACACCCCCGTCGACTTCGAGGGCGACGAGATCGACTTCCTCGCCAGACACAAGGGCATGCCGCGCGCGCAGGTCGAGTCGATGCTCGAGACCGTGACGTCGCGCGCCTCCGACGTGGGGCTGGCCTACGACTTCGAGGCCCTGCATCACACGAACACGGTCAAGGCGCACCAGCTCCTTCACTACGCCAAGGCCCGCGGGGTCCAGCTCGACCTCGTCGAGCGCCTCCTCTCGGCCTACTTCGAGAAGGGCAGGCACCTCGGCCGGCTCGACGTCCTCGCCGACATCGCGGGCGAGGCGGGGCTCGACCGCGCCGACGTCCTGCGCTCGCTCGAGACGGACGAACACCTGGCCGACGTCCGCGCCGACCAGGAGCAGGCCGCGGCCTTCGGCATCAACGGCGTGCCCTTCTTCGTCTTCGACGGCAAGTACGGCGTCTCCGGCGCCCAGGCACCCGAGACGTTCCGCGGTGTGCTCGACACCGTCGCCCTCGAGGCGACGGTCGGGCAGGAGGCGCTGTGA